The DNA window TTTTACATATCTAGGAGGTTCCCTCAAAATTCTAAACAAAATCCATATCCCTTTCGGTTTCGGATTGTTCGAGTGCCGTGTCCaagcaaatattaaaaattattgcgAATTTGTCCCTTGCCCCCCCACAAAAGAGCAAATTCCCCACTTAccccaaactaaaaataaaaggttaatcTTAATCCCACGGCCACAAGGACTCATTGGACAGTATTTAATTCTAACGTGCtttcttgtaattttacaaTCCCATCTGATTACTCCTGGTTCCAGCGAAACCCTCGTCTATAAGTACATACTGTCCCTAGCCTGGCAAAGCCTCTCTCGCTCTCTCCTGCTCTCGCAATCGCTGCCTATTTGTCTGTCTTTGGGTCGATCCGACAGAGAAGAGCTCTTCTGCGCAATCATGTTGGTCTATCAAGATCTTCTCTCTggtgaatttttcttttctgctcATTATTTTCTTAGACATATGAAAAGTATAATTGTGTTGGATTTTGGATCTAATAATAGTGTTAGGGGTTTTTGGCTAGTTCTCTGCGATCTATAAAGAAGAAACTgagatgggttttttttatctggtctgATTAAATTTCCAGTGTTTGTTTCTTgatgattaaaaattttgtatttatttgatttgattttaaattttaagtaaaGCACATCTGTTTTTGGTAGTTATAGACGGTGTCAGTAGTGTTTAGCACGTGGTATCTTGAATTATTTGGATTGATTTGACCAATATGCTAACCATAGGGTTGGTgtgtttttttgtgatttttattaggTGATGAGCTTCTCTCGGATTCGTTCCCATACAAGGAGATTGAGAATGGGATACTGTGGGAAGTTGAAGGAAAGGTTGGtgttattaagattttttgattttgtgatttggACTGTTTATGTTTGAACTGGGGATGTTAGATTGTTGCTGGTtgtgtttgttgatttttattatatgatttatGTGTAGTGGGTTGTTCAAGGAGCCGTTGATGTAGACATTGGTGCAAATCCTTCAGCTGAAGGAGGTGATGAAGATGAGGGCGTTGATGACCAAGCTGCCAAGGTTGTTGACATCGTCGACACATTTAGGCTCCAGGTGAGTTTGTGTGCTATTTGTTGAATGGCTCAAGccttcttttgtttcttgtttttttctgtgTTGAGAAACTATTGGGGCAAAAGCTGATGAAAAGTTTGGTTGATGCTTTCAGGAGCAACCTCCATTTGACAAGAAGCAGTTTCTTACACAGATTAAGAAATTTATCAAGAATCTGTCGGAGAAACTTGATGAGGATCAGAAGGaacattttagaaaaaacattgaGGGAGCAACCAAGTTCTTGCTTTCAAAAATCAAGGACTTGCAATTGTAAGTTCCTTTTGATAGATTGATGCTCTCATCCGTTGTTTGCTTCAATGTGGTCTTCTATTGGTTTCCGCTCCAcacaatttgtttttgtgaacTCATGTTGCATGGCTTccactcaatttgtttttgtgaacTTTCATGATATTTACGAGGTTGCGCTTGTCTTACAGCTTTGTGGGGGAGAGCATGCATGATGATGGTTGTTTGGTCTTTGCTTATTACAAAGAAGG is part of the Populus alba chromosome 10, ASM523922v2, whole genome shotgun sequence genome and encodes:
- the LOC118036995 gene encoding translationally-controlled tumor protein homolog; translated protein: MLVYQDLLSGDELLSDSFPYKEIENGILWEVEGKWVVQGAVDVDIGANPSAEGGDEDEGVDDQAAKVVDIVDTFRLQEQPPFDKKQFLTQIKKFIKNLSEKLDEDQKEHFRKNIEGATKFLLSKIKDLQFFVGESMHDDGCLVFAYYKEGATDPTFLYFAPALKEVKC